One genomic region from Pseudomonas hormoni encodes:
- a CDS encoding DUF1654 domain-containing protein: MPTVKYCMHVQLNKDNSVATTSASPDAYARMGIRVQKIINSPTAQKAKAALIFRLPDEPVDEWEQLLEEIDENDNVTLAYRDDGGVQIFWVVPKED; the protein is encoded by the coding sequence ATGCCTACAGTTAAATACTGTATGCACGTACAGCTTAATAAGGATAATTCCGTGGCCACCACCTCTGCATCTCCTGACGCCTATGCACGTATGGGCATCCGCGTTCAGAAAATCATCAATTCCCCCACCGCCCAGAAAGCCAAAGCTGCGCTGATCTTTCGTCTTCCGGACGAGCCCGTGGATGAGTGGGAACAGTTGCTCGAAGAAATCGACGAGAACGACAACGTCACCCTCGCCTACCGCGACGATGGCGGTGTGCAGATTTTCTGGGTTGTGCCGAAGGAAGATTGA
- a CDS encoding sugar ABC transporter ATP-binding protein translates to MSVSAPNAVLSVSGIGKTYAQPVLAGIDLTLMRGEVLALTGENGAGKSTLSKIIGGLVTPTTGQMQFQGQDYRPGSRTQAEDLGIRMVMQELNLLPTLSVAENLFLDNLPSNAGWISRKQLRKAAIEAMAQVGLDAIDPDTLVGELGIGHQQMVEIARNLIGDCHVLILDEPTAMLTAREVEMLFEQITRLQARGVSIIYISHRLEELARVAQRIAVLRDGNLVCVEPMANYNSEQLVTLMVGRELGEHIDMGPRKIGAPALTVKGLTRSDKVRDVSFEVRAGEIFGISGLIGAGRTELLRLIFGADTADSGTVALGSPAQVVSIRSPVDAVGHGIALITEDRKGEGLLLTQSISANIALGNMPEISSGGFVNNGDEMSLAQRQIDAMRIRSSSPRQLVSELSGGNQQKVVIGRWLERDCSVLLFDEPTRGIDVGAKFDIYALLGELTRQGKALVVVSSDLRELMLICDRIGVLSAGRLIETFERDSWTQDDLLAAAFAGYQKRDALLNEAAPRDPQ, encoded by the coding sequence ATGTCAGTTTCCGCTCCGAACGCTGTCCTCTCGGTCAGCGGTATCGGTAAGACCTATGCGCAACCTGTCCTTGCCGGCATCGACCTGACGTTGATGCGCGGTGAAGTGCTGGCGCTGACCGGCGAGAACGGCGCCGGCAAAAGCACGCTGTCGAAGATCATCGGCGGGCTGGTCACGCCGACCACCGGTCAGATGCAATTCCAGGGGCAGGATTACCGCCCCGGCAGTCGCACCCAGGCTGAAGACCTGGGCATTCGCATGGTCATGCAAGAACTCAATCTGCTGCCGACCCTGTCAGTGGCGGAAAACCTGTTTCTCGACAACCTGCCCAGCAATGCGGGCTGGATCAGTCGCAAACAATTGCGCAAGGCCGCGATCGAGGCCATGGCCCAGGTCGGGCTCGACGCGATTGACCCGGACACCCTGGTCGGAGAGCTGGGCATCGGTCACCAGCAAATGGTCGAAATCGCCCGTAACCTGATCGGCGATTGTCATGTGCTGATCCTCGACGAACCGACCGCGATGCTGACGGCCCGTGAAGTCGAAATGCTGTTCGAGCAGATCACTCGCCTGCAAGCGCGCGGCGTGTCGATCATCTATATCTCGCACCGCCTCGAAGAGTTGGCCCGTGTCGCTCAGCGCATTGCGGTGTTGCGCGACGGCAACCTGGTCTGCGTCGAGCCGATGGCCAATTACAACAGCGAGCAACTGGTCACGCTGATGGTCGGCCGTGAACTCGGCGAACACATCGACATGGGCCCGCGCAAGATTGGCGCTCCGGCGTTGACGGTCAAGGGGCTGACCCGCTCGGACAAGGTGCGCGACGTGTCCTTCGAAGTACGCGCCGGTGAGATTTTCGGGATTTCCGGTTTGATCGGGGCAGGGCGTACCGAGTTGCTTCGCTTGATCTTCGGCGCCGACACGGCGGACAGCGGCACGGTTGCGCTGGGTTCGCCTGCACAGGTCGTGAGTATTCGTTCGCCAGTGGACGCGGTCGGTCATGGCATTGCCCTGATCACCGAAGACCGCAAGGGCGAAGGCTTGCTGTTGACCCAATCGATCAGCGCGAACATTGCCCTGGGCAACATGCCAGAGATTTCCAGCGGTGGCTTCGTCAACAACGGTGACGAGATGTCCCTGGCCCAGCGTCAGATCGACGCCATGCGCATCCGCAGCTCCAGTCCGAGGCAATTGGTCTCGGAGCTGTCCGGCGGCAACCAGCAGAAAGTCGTGATCGGCCGTTGGCTGGAGCGCGATTGTTCGGTGTTGCTGTTCGACGAGCCGACTCGCGGCATCGACGTCGGCGCCAAATTCGACATCTATGCACTGCTCGGCGAGCTGACCCGTCAGGGCAAGGCGCTGGTGGTGGTGTCCAGCGACCTGCGCGAACTGATGCTGATCTGCGACCGCATCGGCGTGCTGTCGGCGGGGCGCCTGATCGAGACGTTCGAACGCGATAGCTGGACCCAGGATGACTTGCTTGCCGCCGCTTTTGCCGGCTACCAAAAACGTGATGCGTTGCTCAATGAAGCAGCGCCTAGGGATCCTCAATGA
- a CDS encoding SPOR domain-containing protein, with product MRKMALVIAVLALAGCGEGKSVEAQKPQPAATVAPVVASAPQWDLEVRGEITQAVSDLSGWLIEHSFVASVVKENGKTRILMGPYNSKAEAEAKQAEVRAALTRAKKQNIELLVVEHPVTQ from the coding sequence GTGCGCAAAATGGCCTTGGTAATCGCAGTACTGGCATTGGCGGGATGTGGTGAAGGCAAGAGCGTAGAGGCGCAAAAACCGCAGCCGGCAGCGACTGTCGCGCCTGTGGTGGCTTCCGCACCCCAGTGGGATCTGGAAGTGCGCGGTGAAATAACCCAGGCTGTCAGCGATCTGAGCGGCTGGCTGATTGAGCACAGTTTCGTTGCCAGTGTGGTCAAGGAAAATGGCAAGACCCGCATCCTGATGGGGCCCTACAACTCGAAAGCCGAGGCTGAAGCTAAACAGGCGGAGGTGCGCGCGGCGCTGACCCGCGCGAAAAAACAGAACATCGAATTGCTGGTCGTCGAGCATCCGGTGACTCAGTAA
- a CDS encoding alpha/beta fold hydrolase: MNRSELPTLVLLPGMDGTGQLFSPLVSALRPDIETIVVRYPCDIALSYEELEAIARKSLPTDRPFILLGESFSGPIAISLTALHLPQQTGLILCSTFIKNPRPVFKSLKRLITLLPIELFPTRWLSKILLGRFSTASLRAALNEAITQVTPSVMRSRLRSVVEVDVSVQLAGLDIATLYLRASQDWVVPQTASIRVLEANPKVLEVVLDAPHCLLQASATEAARAIRHFMESVSPAVE; this comes from the coding sequence GTGAATCGCTCAGAACTGCCAACGCTCGTATTGCTGCCGGGAATGGACGGTACCGGCCAACTTTTCAGTCCCTTGGTCTCTGCCCTGAGGCCGGATATAGAAACGATTGTTGTCCGCTACCCTTGCGACATTGCGCTGAGCTATGAAGAGCTGGAAGCGATAGCGCGAAAGTCGCTGCCCACCGATCGCCCCTTCATCTTGCTGGGAGAGTCCTTTTCCGGCCCCATCGCCATTTCACTGACCGCCCTGCATCTGCCTCAACAGACTGGCTTGATCCTGTGCAGCACCTTTATCAAAAACCCGCGACCGGTATTCAAGTCACTCAAACGCTTGATAACCCTGCTGCCCATCGAGCTTTTCCCCACCAGATGGCTCAGTAAAATCTTGCTGGGTCGATTTTCCACAGCAAGCTTGCGCGCAGCACTGAATGAGGCGATCACCCAGGTCACGCCCTCGGTGATGCGCTCACGGCTTCGATCAGTAGTGGAAGTGGATGTGTCGGTACAACTTGCGGGCCTCGACATTGCTACCCTGTACCTTCGCGCCAGCCAGGATTGGGTTGTACCGCAAACCGCGTCGATACGAGTCCTGGAAGCAAACCCCAAAGTATTGGAAGTCGTTCTGGATGCACCCCACTGCCTGCTTCAGGCATCTGCGACAGAGGCCGCCCGCGCTATCCGGCACTTCATGGAGAGTGTCAGCCCGGCAGTTGAATGA
- a CDS encoding asparaginase translates to MTSAFKTFVPGALALLLLLPTALQAKEAETQQKLANVVILATGGTIAGAGASAANSATYQAAKVGIEQLIAGVPELSQLANVRGEQVMQIASESITNDNLLQLGRRVAELADSKDVDGIVITHGTDTLEETAYFLNLVEKTEKPIIVVGSMRPGTAMSADGMLNLYNAVAVASSKDARGKGVLVTMNDEIQSGRDVSKMINIKTEAFKSAWGPLGMVVEGKSYWFRLPAKRHTMDSEFDIKNIKSLPDVEIAYSYGNVSDTAYKALAQSGAKAIIHAGTGNGSVSSRVVPTLQALRKDGVQIIRSSHVNAGGFVLRNAEQPDDKYDWVVAHDLNPQKARILAMVALTKTNDSKELQRMFWEY, encoded by the coding sequence ATGACATCTGCTTTCAAGACTTTCGTTCCGGGCGCTTTGGCCCTCCTGCTGCTCCTACCGACAGCCCTTCAGGCAAAAGAAGCCGAAACCCAACAAAAACTGGCGAACGTGGTGATCCTCGCCACGGGCGGCACCATTGCCGGCGCAGGCGCCAGTGCCGCCAACAGCGCGACTTATCAAGCAGCGAAAGTCGGCATCGAACAATTGATCGCCGGGGTTCCGGAACTGAGCCAACTGGCTAACGTTCGCGGCGAACAAGTCATGCAGATTGCGTCAGAAAGCATCACCAACGACAACCTGCTGCAACTGGGCCGTCGCGTGGCCGAACTGGCCGACAGCAAAGACGTCGATGGCATCGTCATCACCCACGGCACCGACACCCTGGAAGAGACCGCGTACTTCCTGAACCTGGTCGAAAAAACCGAGAAGCCGATCATCGTCGTTGGCTCCATGCGCCCGGGCACCGCGATGTCCGCCGACGGCATGCTGAACCTGTACAACGCCGTCGCCGTAGCCAGCAGCAAAGACGCTCGCGGCAAAGGCGTGCTGGTGACCATGAACGATGAAATCCAGTCCGGTCGTGACGTCAGCAAGATGATCAACATCAAGACCGAGGCGTTTAAAAGTGCCTGGGGCCCACTCGGCATGGTGGTCGAAGGCAAATCCTACTGGTTCCGCCTGCCAGCCAAGCGCCACACCATGGATTCGGAATTCGACATCAAGAACATCAAGAGCCTGCCTGACGTCGAAATCGCCTATTCCTACGGTAACGTGAGTGATACAGCCTACAAAGCGCTGGCTCAATCCGGCGCCAAAGCCATCATCCACGCCGGTACCGGCAATGGCTCGGTGTCTTCACGGGTGGTTCCAACCCTGCAGGCCCTGCGCAAGGATGGCGTGCAAATTATCCGGTCCTCCCACGTCAACGCCGGTGGTTTCGTACTGCGTAACGCTGAGCAACCTGACGACAAATACGACTGGGTCGTTGCCCATGACCTGAATCCGCAGAAGGCTCGCATCCTGGCCATGGTCGCCCTGACCAAGACCAATGACAGCAAAGAGCTGCAGCGGATGTTCTGGGAATACTGA
- the csrA gene encoding carbon storage regulator CsrA, whose protein sequence is MLILTRKVGESINIGDDITITILGVSGQQVRIGINAPKDVAVHREEIYQRIQAGLTAPDKPQS, encoded by the coding sequence ATGCTGATACTCACCCGCAAAGTCGGTGAAAGCATAAACATTGGCGATGACATTACGATCACCATTCTGGGCGTAAGCGGCCAGCAAGTCAGAATTGGCATCAACGCCCCGAAAGACGTTGCGGTGCACCGCGAAGAAATTTATCAGCGCATTCAGGCCGGCCTGACCGCCCCGGACAAGCCACAATCCTGA
- a CDS encoding NAD(P)/FAD-dependent oxidoreductase, whose product MANTPYPESYYAASANAVPPRPALQGDVETDVCVIGAGYTGLSSALFLLENGFKVTVLEAAKVGFGASGRNGGQIVNSYSRDIDVIERTVGPKQAQMLGQMAFEGGRIIRERVAKYNIQCDLKDGGVFAAITAKQMGHLESQKRLWERFGHTQLELMDQKRIREVVNCDQYIGGMLDMSGGHIHPLNLALGEAAAVESLGGTIYEQSPAVRIERGANPVVHTPQGKVRAKFIIVAGNAYLGNLVPELAAKSMPCGTQVITTEPLNDELAKSLLPQDYCVEDCNYLLDYYRLSGDKRLIFGGGVVYGARDPANIEAIIRPKMLKAFPQLKDVKIDYAWTGNFLLTLSRLPQVGRLGDNIYYSQGCSGHGVTYTHLAGKVLAEALRGQAERFDAFAGLPHYPFPGGQLLRTPFAALGAWYYGLRDKLGF is encoded by the coding sequence ATGGCGAACACCCCCTACCCAGAGTCCTATTACGCCGCATCGGCCAATGCGGTTCCGCCGCGCCCGGCCTTGCAGGGTGACGTAGAGACTGATGTCTGTGTGATCGGTGCCGGTTACACCGGTCTGTCCTCTGCCCTGTTTCTGCTGGAGAACGGTTTCAAGGTTACGGTGCTGGAAGCCGCCAAGGTGGGTTTTGGCGCCTCGGGCCGCAACGGTGGCCAGATCGTTAACAGCTACAGCCGCGACATCGATGTGATCGAACGCACCGTTGGCCCCAAGCAGGCGCAGATGCTTGGGCAGATGGCGTTCGAGGGCGGGCGGATCATTCGTGAGCGGGTCGCCAAATATAATATTCAGTGCGACCTGAAGGACGGTGGTGTGTTCGCCGCGATCACCGCCAAGCAGATGGGCCATCTGGAATCGCAGAAGCGACTGTGGGAGCGTTTCGGTCACACGCAGCTTGAGCTGATGGATCAGAAACGCATTCGTGAAGTGGTGAACTGCGATCAATACATCGGCGGCATGCTCGACATGAGCGGCGGGCACATACATCCGCTGAACCTGGCACTCGGCGAAGCGGCGGCGGTCGAGTCATTGGGCGGCACTATTTATGAGCAATCGCCGGCGGTGCGCATCGAGCGCGGCGCGAACCCGGTGGTGCATACGCCTCAGGGTAAAGTCCGGGCCAAGTTCATCATCGTCGCGGGCAACGCTTACCTCGGCAATCTGGTGCCAGAGCTGGCGGCCAAGTCGATGCCTTGCGGCACTCAGGTAATCACCACCGAACCCCTGAACGATGAATTGGCGAAAAGCCTGCTGCCACAGGATTATTGCGTCGAAGACTGCAATTACCTGCTCGACTACTATCGCCTGAGCGGTGACAAGCGCCTGATTTTCGGTGGCGGCGTGGTGTACGGCGCACGGGACCCGGCGAACATCGAGGCGATCATTCGGCCGAAGATGCTCAAGGCGTTCCCGCAACTCAAGGACGTGAAAATCGACTACGCCTGGACCGGCAATTTCCTGCTGACCCTGTCGCGTCTTCCGCAGGTCGGGCGCCTGGGTGACAACATCTACTATTCCCAGGGCTGCAGCGGTCACGGTGTGACGTACACGCATCTGGCGGGCAAGGTGCTGGCCGAAGCGTTGCGCGGTCAGGCCGAGCGTTTTGATGCGTTTGCAGGCTTGCCGCACTATCCCTTCCCCGGCGGACAACTGCTGCGCACGCCGTTTGCGGCGTTGGGGGCTTGGTATTACGGGTTGCGGGATAAGCTGGGGTTCTGA
- the rbsK gene encoding ribokinase: MSAKVVVIGSLNMDLVTRASRLPRGGETLIGESFATVSGGKGANQAVAAARLGAQVSMVGCVGNDAYGVELREALLADRIDCQAVSTVDGASGVALIVVDDNSQNAIVIVAGVNGALTPEVIDRFDAVLQAAEVIICQLEVPDATVGHALKRGRELGKTVILNPAPASRPLPADWYAAIDYLIPNESEASALSGLPVDSLATAEAAATRLIAMGAGKVIITLGAQGSLFANGKSFEHFPAPKVKAVDTTAAGDTFVGGFAAALAAGKNEGDAIRFGQVAAALSVTRAGAQPSIPDLSDVQAFKTP; encoded by the coding sequence ATGTCAGCAAAAGTAGTGGTGATAGGCAGCCTGAACATGGACCTGGTGACCCGCGCGTCGCGGTTGCCCCGTGGCGGTGAAACGCTGATCGGCGAGTCGTTTGCCACGGTCTCCGGCGGCAAGGGCGCCAATCAGGCGGTTGCTGCGGCGCGGCTGGGAGCGCAGGTGTCGATGGTCGGTTGCGTGGGCAACGACGCCTATGGCGTTGAACTGCGCGAGGCGTTGTTGGCCGACCGGATCGATTGCCAGGCGGTCAGCACCGTCGACGGTGCCAGTGGCGTGGCGTTGATCGTGGTGGATGACAACAGCCAGAACGCGATCGTCATCGTCGCCGGTGTCAATGGCGCACTGACGCCAGAAGTGATCGATCGTTTCGACGCGGTATTGCAGGCGGCAGAGGTGATCATCTGTCAGTTGGAAGTGCCGGATGCCACGGTCGGTCATGCGCTCAAGCGCGGTCGTGAGCTGGGCAAAACCGTGATTCTCAACCCGGCGCCAGCCAGTCGTCCGTTGCCGGCAGACTGGTATGCCGCCATCGATTACCTGATCCCGAACGAGAGCGAAGCCTCGGCACTGAGCGGTTTGCCGGTGGACTCCCTGGCAACCGCCGAAGCCGCAGCGACCCGGCTGATTGCCATGGGGGCGGGCAAGGTCATCATCACCCTGGGTGCCCAGGGCTCGCTGTTTGCCAATGGCAAAAGCTTCGAACACTTTCCGGCGCCGAAGGTAAAAGCGGTCGATACCACGGCGGCTGGCGACACCTTTGTCGGTGGTTTCGCCGCCGCGCTGGCGGCCGGCAAAAACGAGGGCGACGCGATCCGTTTCGGCCAGGTGGCCGCCGCGCTGTCGGTGACCCGTGCTGGCGCGCAACCCTCGATTCCTGATTTGTCCGATGTACAGGCCTTTAAAACACCATGA
- a CDS encoding endonuclease — MSVRCFALLFLLFAMGAQADAPRTFSEAKKVAWKLYAPQSTEFYCGCKYTGNKVNLSACGYVPRKNAKRASRIEWEHIVPAWQIGHQRQCWQEGGRKNCTRYDPTYQKAEADLHNLVPSIGEVNGDRSNFSFGWLPEQSGQYGSCLTQVDFKAKKVMPRPSIRGMIARTYFYMSKQYGLRLSKQDRQLYEAWDKTYPVQAWERQRNQSVACVMGRGNEFVGPVDMKACG, encoded by the coding sequence ATGAGTGTCCGTTGTTTTGCTTTGCTGTTTCTGCTCTTCGCGATGGGTGCCCAGGCTGACGCCCCGCGCACCTTCAGCGAAGCCAAGAAAGTCGCCTGGAAGTTGTATGCGCCGCAATCCACCGAGTTCTACTGCGGGTGCAAGTACACCGGCAATAAGGTGAACCTCTCCGCCTGCGGTTATGTACCGCGCAAAAATGCCAAGCGCGCTTCCCGAATCGAATGGGAGCACATCGTCCCCGCCTGGCAGATCGGCCACCAGCGTCAGTGCTGGCAGGAAGGCGGACGCAAGAACTGCACGCGTTACGATCCGACCTATCAGAAAGCCGAGGCCGATTTGCACAATCTGGTGCCGAGCATCGGCGAGGTCAACGGCGATCGCAGCAACTTCAGTTTTGGCTGGCTGCCGGAGCAATCCGGACAATACGGCTCGTGCCTGACCCAAGTTGATTTCAAGGCGAAGAAGGTCATGCCCCGCCCTTCCATTCGCGGCATGATCGCCCGGACTTACTTCTACATGAGCAAGCAGTACGGTTTGCGCCTGTCGAAGCAGGATCGGCAACTGTATGAAGCCTGGGACAAAACCTACCCCGTGCAAGCCTGGGAACGGCAACGCAACCAAAGTGTGGCGTGCGTGATGGGACGGGGTAACGAGTTTGTCGGGCCGGTTGACATGAAAGCGTGCGGTTAA
- a CDS encoding sugar ABC transporter substrate-binding protein, with protein MKLPFAGRLLAVAMLAAASAALPVSSALAESPEKPKVALVMKSLANEFFLTMEDGAKAYQKDHSGDFELISNGIKDETDTANQIRIVEQMIVSKVNALVIAPADSKAMVPVIKKAVDAGITVINIDNQLDPAVVKSKNITVPFVGPDNRKGARLVGEYLAKQLKAGDEVGIIEGVSTTTNAQARTAGFKDAMEAAQIKVVSLQSGDWEINKGNQVASSMLSEYPNIKALLAGNDSMAVGAVSAVRAAGKAGKVQVVGYDNINAIKPMLKDGRVLATADQFAARQAVFGIETALKIIKGEKVDSGTNGVIETPVELVTK; from the coding sequence ATGAAGCTGCCATTCGCTGGACGTCTTCTCGCTGTCGCTATGCTGGCTGCCGCATCCGCCGCGTTGCCTGTCTCCTCGGCTTTGGCCGAATCCCCTGAAAAACCTAAAGTCGCGCTGGTCATGAAATCCCTGGCCAACGAATTCTTCCTGACCATGGAAGACGGCGCCAAGGCCTACCAGAAAGACCACTCCGGCGATTTCGAACTGATCTCCAACGGCATCAAGGACGAAACGGACACGGCCAACCAGATCCGCATCGTCGAGCAGATGATTGTCTCCAAGGTCAATGCGCTGGTCATCGCGCCGGCTGACTCCAAAGCCATGGTGCCAGTGATCAAGAAAGCGGTGGATGCCGGCATCACCGTGATCAACATCGATAACCAGCTGGATCCAGCTGTCGTCAAAAGCAAGAACATCACCGTCCCGTTTGTAGGTCCTGACAACCGCAAAGGCGCACGGCTGGTGGGCGAATACCTGGCCAAGCAACTGAAGGCCGGTGACGAAGTCGGCATCATCGAAGGCGTGTCCACCACCACCAACGCCCAGGCCCGCACTGCAGGCTTCAAGGATGCGATGGAAGCGGCGCAGATCAAGGTCGTATCCCTGCAATCCGGCGATTGGGAAATCAACAAGGGCAACCAGGTTGCCTCTTCCATGCTCAGCGAATACCCGAACATCAAAGCCCTGCTGGCCGGCAACGACAGTATGGCCGTCGGCGCAGTGTCCGCCGTGCGTGCCGCGGGCAAGGCCGGCAAGGTTCAAGTGGTCGGCTACGACAACATCAATGCCATCAAGCCGATGCTCAAGGATGGCCGTGTCCTGGCCACCGCTGACCAGTTTGCCGCCAGGCAAGCCGTGTTCGGTATCGAGACGGCGCTGAAAATCATCAAGGGCGAGAAGGTCGACAGCGGTACCAACGGCGTCATCGAAACTCCGGTAGAGCTGGTTACCAAGTAG
- a CDS encoding DUF2214 family protein — MLVHWFLAAIHLLAFALGFWAVLSRGTAFRRLAKGAGDARSVLIADNLWGISAVILLVTGGMRAFGGYEKGTDYYLHQPLFHLKMTLFVLILLLEVAPMVTLIKWRIAQARGAAINTGRITLFARISHIEALLVLLMVVAATGMARGVTFG; from the coding sequence ATGCTTGTGCACTGGTTTCTTGCTGCGATCCATCTCTTGGCATTTGCCCTGGGTTTCTGGGCGGTCCTGTCCCGCGGTACGGCTTTTCGGCGCCTGGCCAAGGGCGCGGGGGACGCTCGCAGTGTATTGATCGCGGATAACCTGTGGGGGATTTCTGCAGTCATCCTGCTGGTCACTGGTGGGATGCGCGCCTTTGGCGGGTACGAAAAGGGCACTGACTACTATCTTCACCAGCCACTGTTCCACCTCAAGATGACGCTTTTCGTCCTCATCCTGCTGCTTGAAGTTGCGCCGATGGTGACGCTGATCAAATGGCGGATTGCACAGGCGCGGGGGGCAGCCATCAATACCGGCCGTATAACGCTGTTTGCACGGATCAGTCATATCGAAGCGTTGCTGGTGCTGCTGATGGTCGTGGCGGCTACGGGCATGGCGCGGGGTGTGACGTTTGGTTAG
- a CDS encoding LacI family DNA-binding transcriptional regulator: MATIKDVAALAGISYTTVSHVVNKTRPVSEEVRVKVEAAIKTLDYVPSAVARSLKAKTTATIGLLVPNSLNPYFAELARGIEDYCERNGYCVILCNSDDNPEKQRSYLRVLLEKRIDGLIVASAGGDAGLAEGLAGVRTPMVIVDRGLEGVNADLVRIDHEYGAYLATRHLLELGHRDIATIGGPASTSVAQMRLAGYCHALKEAGVEVPRERMLESDFTSTGGYSAAAILLEKNPPSAIFAGNDMIGIGVLRAAAERNIRVPSELSVIGFDDIQMSRYVYPALTTVGQSILQLGEMAAGVLLRRIATPDMATDQRIVTPSIVLRESTAPLAGVFDHFR; encoded by the coding sequence ATGGCAACAATCAAGGATGTGGCAGCGCTCGCTGGAATTTCCTACACCACCGTTTCTCACGTGGTGAACAAGACCCGGCCGGTCAGTGAGGAAGTGCGGGTCAAGGTCGAAGCCGCGATCAAAACTCTCGACTACGTGCCCAGCGCCGTGGCCCGCTCATTGAAGGCCAAGACCACGGCGACCATTGGCCTGCTGGTGCCCAACAGCCTCAACCCGTACTTCGCCGAACTGGCGCGTGGCATCGAGGATTACTGCGAGCGTAATGGCTATTGCGTGATCCTCTGCAACTCCGACGACAACCCGGAAAAGCAGCGCAGCTACCTGCGCGTGCTACTGGAAAAGCGCATCGACGGGCTGATCGTGGCATCGGCCGGTGGTGATGCGGGGCTGGCAGAAGGTCTGGCAGGCGTGCGTACGCCGATGGTCATCGTCGACCGCGGGCTGGAAGGCGTGAATGCCGATCTGGTGCGTATCGATCATGAGTACGGCGCTTATCTGGCGACCCGGCACCTTCTGGAACTGGGACATCGGGACATCGCCACCATTGGCGGGCCGGCAAGTACCAGCGTGGCGCAGATGCGTCTGGCAGGTTATTGCCACGCGCTGAAAGAGGCGGGCGTCGAAGTGCCTCGCGAACGCATGCTGGAAAGCGATTTCACCAGCACCGGTGGTTACAGCGCCGCCGCGATCCTGTTGGAGAAGAACCCGCCCAGCGCGATTTTTGCCGGCAACGACATGATCGGCATCGGCGTGCTGCGAGCCGCCGCCGAGCGCAATATTCGAGTGCCGAGCGAGCTGTCGGTGATCGGCTTCGACGATATCCAGATGAGCCGTTATGTCTATCCGGCGCTGACCACCGTGGGCCAGTCGATCCTGCAACTCGGCGAGATGGCGGCCGGCGTGCTTTTGCGCAGGATCGCCACACCGGACATGGCCACCGATCAACGGATCGTGACACCCAGTATTGTCTTGCGGGAATCGACCGCGCCGCTGGCCGGTGTGTTTGATCACTTCCGTTGA
- a CDS encoding ABC transporter permease: MKTATSAGKRSGNFYGLGTYLGLAGALLAMVALFSVLSSHFLSYDTFSTLANQIPDLMVLAVGMTFVLIIGGIDLSVGSVLALAASTVSVAILGWGWSVLPAALLGMAAAALAGTITGSITVAWRIPSFIVSLGVLEMARGVAYQMTGSRTAYIGDAFAWLSNPIAFGISPSFIIALLIIFIAQAVLTRTVFGRYLIGIGTNEEAVRLAGINPKPYKILVFSLMGLLAGIAALFQISRLEAADPNAGSGLELQVIAAVVIGGTSLMGGRGSVISTFFGVLIISVLAAGLAQIGATEPTKRIITGAVIVVAVVLDTYRSQRASRRT, from the coding sequence ATGAAAACTGCAACGTCTGCCGGTAAACGTAGTGGCAATTTTTACGGCCTCGGCACCTATCTGGGCCTGGCCGGTGCCTTGCTGGCGATGGTCGCGCTGTTCTCGGTCCTGAGCAGCCATTTCCTGTCCTACGACACCTTCAGCACCCTGGCCAACCAGATTCCGGACTTGATGGTGCTCGCGGTCGGCATGACATTCGTGTTGATCATTGGCGGCATCGACCTGTCGGTGGGCTCGGTGCTGGCACTTGCAGCGTCGACGGTTAGCGTGGCGATTCTCGGCTGGGGCTGGAGCGTATTGCCGGCAGCGCTGCTCGGCATGGCGGCGGCAGCGCTGGCCGGGACCATCACCGGTTCTATCACCGTGGCCTGGCGGATTCCGTCGTTCATCGTGTCCCTCGGCGTGCTGGAAATGGCGCGTGGCGTGGCGTATCAGATGACCGGTTCGCGCACGGCCTACATCGGTGATGCCTTTGCCTGGCTGTCCAACCCGATCGCCTTCGGCATCTCGCCATCGTTCATCATTGCCTTGCTGATCATCTTCATTGCTCAGGCGGTGTTGACCCGCACGGTGTTCGGTCGTTACCTGATCGGCATCGGCACCAACGAAGAGGCGGTACGTCTGGCAGGGATCAATCCAAAGCCCTACAAGATCCTGGTGTTCAGTCTGATGGGGCTGCTGGCCGGTATCGCCGCGCTGTTCCAGATTTCTCGCCTGGAAGCTGCGGACCCGAATGCCGGTTCGGGTCTGGAACTGCAAGTGATCGCCGCCGTGGTGATCGGCGGAACCAGCCTGATGGGCGGTCGCGGTTCGGTCATCAGCACCTTTTTCGGGGTCCTGATCATTTCCGTGCTGGCGGCTGGTCTGGCGCAGATCGGCGCAACCGAGCCGACCAAACGCATCATCACCGGCGCGGTCATCGTGGTGGCGGTGGTGCTTGATACCTATCGCAGTCAGCGCGCAAGCCGGCGGACCTGA